A stretch of Paenibacillus sp. URB8-2 DNA encodes these proteins:
- the rbfA gene encoding 30S ribosome-binding factor RbfA — MSKIRAGRVGEQIKKELSRLIQGELKDPRVGFVTVTGVDVTNDLSQAKVYLSVFGDDEQKSASLKAIEKANGFLRSELGKAIRLRHTPELIFKFDESVAYGSRIEKLLGEIGKQDESQE; from the coding sequence ATGTCTAAAATAAGAGCCGGACGCGTAGGAGAACAGATCAAGAAGGAACTCAGCCGATTGATTCAAGGCGAGCTTAAAGACCCCCGGGTCGGGTTCGTTACGGTTACCGGCGTCGATGTTACCAATGACCTTTCCCAAGCGAAAGTATACCTTAGCGTTTTCGGAGACGATGAGCAGAAGAGCGCATCGCTTAAGGCGATCGAGAAAGCGAACGGCTTTCTGCGTTCCGAGCTTGGCAAGGCGATCCGCCTCCGGCATACGCCGGAGCTGATCTTCAAATTCGACGAATCCGTAGCCTATGGCAGCCGGATTGAGAAGCTGCTTGGCGAAATCGGCAAGCAGGACGAGAGTCAGGAATAA
- the infB gene encoding translation initiation factor IF-2, which translates to MTKQDSKDKLRVYEYAKSLNMSSKEIITILKRLNVPVNNHMSVMENDSVSKVEQFFKDIKSNAAAKRENDGASRPAQTATATIEAHSANKNQTEKQVGMNKPNNNSSTMSSRPQSGQDSRRNQTGSGQQRPQGQGGAPRPGGRPQGQGGTSQSRPQGQGGASQSRPQGQGGAPQSRPQGQGGAPRQGEARPQGQGGQRPGGFGSGGNRPQGQGGAPQSRPQGQGGDSSRGGDRNSKNRQGGNQRRFEDGKGGNFRNNGRGGKNHRGGRNQQPVERREKIDNTPKKIIVRGNMTVGETAKLLHKDASEVIKKLILMGVMATINQELDIETIQLLAGEFGVEVEVKIPVEEDRFETVEENDAPEDLQTRPPVVTIMGHVDHGKTTLLDAIRSTNVTGGEAGGITQHIGAYQVEINHKKITFLDTPGHEAFTAMRARGAQVTDITIIVVAADDGVMPQTVEAINHAKAAGLPIIVAVNKIDKPGADPDRVKQELTNYELVPEEWGGDTIFVNVSAKQRIGLEDLLEMILLVAEVNEYKANPDKRARGTVIEAELDKSRGPVARILVQNGTLKVGDAFVVGNCFGRVRVMVSDKGRRLKEAGPSTPIEITGLTEVPQAGDPFMVFEDERKARHIADRRAITQRQSELNTNSRVTLDDLFKHIKEGEIKDLNVIIKADVQGSVEALKGSLAKIEVEGVRVKIIHSGAGAITESDITLAAASNAIVIGFNVRPDAQTKAAAEQEKVDVRLHNIIYNVIEEIEQAMKGMLDPIFKENVIGHAEVRSVFKISKVGAVAGCMVTDGKIARNAETRLIRGGIVVFEGKIDSLKRFKDDAKEVAQGYECGITLERYNDLQEGDTIEAFIMETVER; encoded by the coding sequence TTGACTAAACAAGACAGCAAAGATAAACTGCGGGTTTACGAATACGCCAAATCGCTTAATATGAGCAGCAAAGAGATTATCACGATTTTGAAACGCCTGAACGTTCCGGTGAATAATCATATGAGCGTTATGGAAAATGACTCCGTATCGAAGGTGGAGCAGTTCTTTAAGGATATTAAGTCAAATGCCGCGGCCAAACGGGAAAATGACGGCGCAAGCCGCCCTGCCCAGACAGCTACGGCAACGATAGAAGCGCACAGCGCAAATAAAAATCAAACGGAAAAGCAGGTAGGTATGAACAAACCAAATAATAACTCATCGACAATGTCGTCAAGACCACAAAGCGGGCAGGATTCCCGCAGAAATCAGACCGGCTCCGGGCAACAGCGCCCGCAGGGTCAAGGTGGAGCGCCGCGACCAGGTGGACGTCCGCAAGGTCAGGGAGGAACATCTCAATCCCGCCCGCAAGGTCAGGGGGGAGCATCTCAATCCCGTCCGCAAGGTCAGGGAGGAGCACCACAATCCCGTCCGCAAGGTCAAGGCGGAGCTCCCCGTCAGGGTGAAGCTCGCCCGCAGGGCCAAGGCGGCCAGCGGCCAGGCGGATTCGGCAGCGGCGGGAATCGTCCGCAAGGCCAGGGCGGAGCACCACAATCCCGTCCGCAAGGGCAAGGCGGAGATTCCTCCCGCGGCGGAGACCGGAACTCCAAGAATCGGCAGGGCGGCAACCAGAGACGGTTCGAGGATGGCAAAGGCGGCAATTTCCGGAACAACGGACGCGGCGGCAAGAACCACCGTGGAGGCAGAAACCAGCAGCCGGTTGAGCGCCGCGAGAAAATCGACAACACGCCGAAGAAAATTATCGTCCGCGGCAACATGACCGTCGGAGAAACAGCAAAGCTGCTTCACAAGGACGCTTCAGAAGTAATCAAGAAGTTGATTCTGATGGGCGTTATGGCTACGATCAACCAGGAACTGGATATCGAGACTATTCAATTGCTTGCCGGTGAATTCGGCGTTGAAGTCGAAGTGAAGATACCGGTCGAGGAAGACCGCTTTGAAACCGTCGAAGAGAACGATGCTCCCGAAGATCTGCAGACACGTCCTCCGGTCGTTACCATTATGGGTCACGTCGACCACGGTAAGACAACGCTGCTTGACGCCATTCGTTCAACGAACGTAACCGGCGGCGAAGCAGGCGGCATTACACAGCATATCGGCGCTTACCAGGTCGAAATCAACCATAAGAAAATTACGTTCCTCGATACTCCGGGTCACGAAGCGTTTACGGCGATGCGTGCCCGCGGAGCGCAGGTTACCGATATTACGATTATCGTCGTAGCGGCTGACGACGGCGTCATGCCGCAAACGGTTGAGGCCATCAACCATGCCAAGGCTGCGGGTCTGCCAATCATCGTCGCTGTTAACAAGATCGACAAGCCGGGCGCGGACCCGGACAGAGTGAAGCAGGAACTGACCAATTATGAGCTTGTCCCTGAAGAGTGGGGCGGCGATACCATTTTCGTTAATGTTTCCGCCAAGCAGCGCATCGGTCTTGAGGATCTGCTTGAAATGATCCTGCTCGTCGCGGAAGTGAACGAGTACAAGGCGAACCCTGATAAACGGGCACGCGGTACCGTGATTGAAGCCGAGCTGGACAAGAGCCGCGGTCCGGTAGCCCGCATTCTCGTTCAGAACGGAACGTTGAAGGTGGGAGACGCCTTTGTAGTGGGCAACTGCTTCGGACGCGTACGGGTCATGGTGAGCGACAAGGGCCGCCGTCTGAAGGAAGCCGGTCCTTCCACGCCGATCGAGATTACAGGTCTGACGGAAGTTCCGCAGGCGGGCGATCCGTTCATGGTATTCGAAGACGAGCGGAAAGCGCGTCACATCGCCGACAGACGGGCGATTACCCAGCGCCAATCGGAGCTGAACACGAACAGCCGCGTAACGCTGGACGATCTGTTCAAGCACATCAAAGAAGGCGAGATCAAAGACCTCAACGTCATTATCAAGGCCGACGTTCAAGGCTCGGTCGAGGCTCTTAAAGGGTCCCTGGCCAAGATCGAAGTGGAAGGCGTGCGCGTTAAGATTATCCACAGCGGAGCAGGCGCGATTACGGAATCCGATATTACGCTTGCAGCTGCTTCCAACGCGATTGTCATCGGTTTTAACGTTCGCCCGGATGCCCAGACGAAGGCTGCCGCCGAGCAGGAGAAGGTCGATGTGCGTCTGCACAACATCATTTACAACGTGATCGAGGAAATCGAACAGGCAATGAAGGGAATGCTGGACCCGATATTCAAGGAGAACGTTATCGGCCATGCCGAGGTGCGCAGTGTGTTCAAAATCAGCAAAGTGGGTGCAGTTGCCGGCTGTATGGTTACCGACGGCAAAATCGCCCGCAATGCGGAGACTCGCCTGATCCGCGGCGGCATCGTCGTGTTCGAAGGCAAGATCGACTCCCTGAAACGCTTTAAGGACGATGCCAAGGAAGTAGCGCAGGGTTATGAGTGCGGTATTACTTTGGAACGTTACAATGATCTCCAGGAAGGCGACACCATCGAAGCGTTTATCATGGAAACCGTAGAGCGCTAA
- a CDS encoding YlxQ family RNA-binding protein → MSKALSNLGLAMRAGKVVTGEESVLKAVRSAEAKLVLLAGDASDNTQKKFRDKCGSYNIPLVVEFSRDSLGASIGKDGRVVLAITDKGFAEMISKQLGDNVGGGIID, encoded by the coding sequence ATGAGTAAGGCTCTCTCAAATCTTGGGCTGGCCATGCGTGCGGGGAAAGTGGTTACCGGCGAAGAGTCTGTGCTGAAAGCGGTCCGTTCGGCAGAGGCGAAGCTGGTTCTCTTGGCGGGAGACGCTTCGGACAATACGCAGAAGAAATTCCGCGACAAATGCGGAAGTTACAATATTCCGCTGGTGGTCGAATTCAGCCGTGACAGCCTGGGCGCTTCTATCGGTAAGGATGGACGCGTCGTGCTGGCCATTACGGACAAAGGATTCGCAGAAATGATCTCCAAGCAACTGGGGGATAATGTCGGAGGTGGTATTATTGACTAA
- the rnpM gene encoding RNase P modulator RnpM yields MKQKKVPLRKCVASQEMMPKKELIRIVRTPGGEVLIDLTGKKSGRGAYICGKLECFKLAQKTKALDRALKVPVSQEIYEQLARDFVSVEEQFLAAKEASDDE; encoded by the coding sequence ATGAAACAGAAAAAAGTGCCGCTGCGCAAATGCGTCGCCAGTCAGGAAATGATGCCCAAGAAGGAACTTATCCGCATTGTAAGGACGCCCGGAGGCGAGGTCTTGATTGATCTTACCGGGAAGAAGTCGGGACGCGGAGCGTATATTTGCGGCAAGCTGGAATGCTTCAAGCTGGCTCAGAAGACCAAGGCCCTGGACCGGGCATTGAAGGTTCCGGTGAGTCAGGAAATATACGAGCAACTCGCCAGGGATTTCGTATCCGTGGAAGAGCAGTTCCTTGCGGCAAAGGAAGCTTCGGACGATGAGTAA
- the nusA gene encoding transcription termination factor NusA yields MSMDFIEAMNELEREKGISKDVLFEAIEAALISSYKRNFNAAQNVRVDMNRNTGVIKVFARKLIVEEVLDSRTEISLPAAREINPHFQLEDVAELEVTPRDFGRIAAQTAKQVVTQRIREAERGLIYNAFIDKEEDIVTGIVQRQDLRNVYIDLGKIEAVLPLNELMPGEKFKHGERIKAYITKVENTTKGPQILLSRSHPGLLKRLFELEVPEIFDGVVEIRSVAREAGFRSKIAVYSRNPEVDPVGSCVGPRGMRVQTIVTELRGEKIDIVRFSESVEEYVANALSPSKVLEVQVFEAEKMARVIVPDYQLSLAIGIKGQNARLAAKLTGWKIDIKSESQAEQEFGRPRTSSDEMHQDSVSID; encoded by the coding sequence ATGAGTATGGATTTTATTGAAGCTATGAATGAACTGGAGAGAGAGAAAGGCATCAGCAAGGATGTGCTGTTTGAAGCCATTGAGGCTGCGCTGATCTCCAGCTATAAACGCAATTTCAACGCGGCGCAGAATGTTCGGGTGGATATGAACCGCAACACGGGAGTTATCAAAGTGTTTGCCCGCAAGCTGATCGTGGAAGAGGTGCTCGATTCCCGCACTGAGATTTCACTGCCTGCAGCGCGCGAGATCAACCCGCATTTTCAACTGGAGGATGTGGCCGAGCTTGAAGTTACGCCGAGAGACTTCGGACGCATCGCCGCCCAGACGGCCAAGCAGGTCGTCACCCAACGCATCCGCGAAGCCGAGCGGGGACTGATTTACAACGCTTTTATCGACAAGGAAGAAGATATCGTTACCGGAATCGTGCAGCGTCAGGACCTTCGCAACGTTTACATCGATCTGGGAAAAATAGAAGCGGTGCTTCCGCTGAACGAGCTGATGCCGGGCGAAAAGTTCAAGCACGGTGAGCGTATCAAGGCCTATATTACCAAGGTGGAGAATACAACCAAGGGGCCGCAAATTTTGCTTTCCCGCAGTCATCCGGGGCTTTTGAAACGACTGTTCGAGCTTGAGGTGCCGGAAATTTTCGACGGCGTCGTTGAGATCCGCTCCGTAGCCCGTGAAGCGGGGTTCCGTTCCAAAATTGCGGTATACTCGCGTAATCCGGAAGTCGATCCCGTCGGCTCCTGCGTAGGCCCGAGAGGGATGCGCGTGCAGACGATCGTCACCGAGCTGCGCGGCGAGAAAATTGACATCGTGCGTTTTTCCGAATCGGTGGAAGAATATGTAGCCAATGCGCTCAGTCCTTCCAAAGTACTTGAAGTTCAAGTGTTCGAAGCGGAAAAAATGGCGCGTGTCATCGTTCCCGACTATCAGTTGTCGCTGGCCATCGGCATTAAAGGGCAGAACGCCCGCTTGGCCGCGAAGCTGACCGGATGGAAAATCGATATCAAGAGCGAAAGCCAGGCGGAGCAGGAATTCGGCAGACCTAGAACGTCCAGCGACGAAATGCATCAGGATTCCGTCTCCATAGATTAA
- the rimP gene encoding ribosome maturation factor RimP: MSTPKIKGMVEEMLKPYLDDNGFELVDVEYVKEGSNYFLRVFVDKEGGIDIDDCGSVSEFLSAKLDENDPITGAYFLEVSSPGAERPLKKAEEVAKAVGKDVFVTTYEPIDGLKEFEGRLLSFENGEMLISVGKKQHVVPYAKVASARLAIIF, from the coding sequence TTGAGCACACCCAAAATTAAAGGTATGGTGGAAGAGATGCTGAAACCCTACCTTGACGACAATGGATTCGAACTGGTGGACGTGGAATACGTGAAGGAAGGCTCCAATTATTTTTTGCGAGTATTCGTGGATAAGGAAGGCGGAATCGACATCGATGATTGCGGAAGCGTCAGCGAGTTCTTAAGCGCCAAGCTGGACGAGAACGATCCTATTACCGGCGCTTATTTTTTGGAGGTATCTTCTCCGGGTGCGGAACGGCCGCTTAAAAAAGCAGAAGAAGTGGCCAAAGCGGTCGGCAAGGACGTGTTCGTCACGACTTACGAGCCGATCGACGGACTCAAGGAATTCGAAGGCCGGCTGCTCTCGTTCGAGAACGGGGAAATGCTCATCTCCGTGGGCAAAAAACAGCATGTCGTTCCATATGCCAAAGTCGCAAGCGCGAGATTGGCCATTATTTTTTAA
- a CDS encoding AraC family transcriptional regulator: protein MAFPLRNICRIAGKVGYRDEKYFYRISKAKYGFTPDEYRKRNASPLPPSWEG from the coding sequence TTGGCGTTTCCTTTACGAAATATCTGTCGGATTGCCGGCAAGGTCGGATATAGGGACGAGAAATATTTTTATCGGATATCTAAAGCAAAATACGGTTTTACACCTGATGAATATCGTAAAAGAAACGCTTCTCCATTGCCTCCGTCCTGGGAGGGTTAA
- a CDS encoding AraC family transcriptional regulator encodes MQNSRGNKHAEVTDKCLGYIETHFSEDISLEHAANLLFFSPNYLSIIFKSRLGVSFTKYLSDCRQGRI; translated from the coding sequence GTGCAAAACAGCCGGGGTAACAAGCACGCCGAGGTGACTGATAAATGCTTGGGTTATATCGAAACACACTTCAGCGAGGATATCTCTCTGGAGCATGCAGCCAACCTGCTGTTTTTCAGTCCTAATTACTTGAGCATCATTTTCAAAAGCCGTCTTGGCGTTTCCTTTACGAAATATCTGTCGGATTGCCGGCAAGGTCGGATATAG
- a CDS encoding PolC-type DNA polymerase III has product MAFSEERRKRFELLMKQGEIPPALIDPYFLDGYIDRVEISRGNRDWRIVVAKQSLVPAQAYRTFCLRMRERLQHIAKVSFLFLYEEPVTPSDIFHEYWGLFLEWVHREIPSVNGWLTRSEQTLQDDTLMLNMSDQMSLELARKKGIDGAIIRFYDTYFGLSLRVKVQIAEKENKVEAFEEFQQKLQQEQREIIEQMMTAIESEVSSEDSGGEETVPLQVGYDIKDQPVPIVEIQDEEKRIAIQGTIFGLDRKELRNGSTLFTFSLTDFTDSLQMKMFSKTKDDLKVMSQLANGKWVKARGRVEYDRFMQTPELVMIPSDLSEVSAPPARKDNAPQKRVEFHLHSTMSTMDAVTPIGDYVKTAAKWGHPAIAVTDHGGVQCYPDAAKAAKKNGIKMLYGVEANVVNDAVNVVENPQPLELRTATYVVFDIETTGLSITRNNITELAAVKMQGGQEIDRYTTFVNPHEKIPYHIQQLTNITDDMVKDAPDLEPVLHEFVAFIGDSVLVAHNARFDMGFIQASLAKFGLPLLPNPSLDTLELARLLHPNMKNHRLNTLADKYKVLLESHHRAVDDTVALGGVLNGLLADAEKLKGLTMLDRLNDEVGKDLSNTRPFHCCIYALNMTGKKNLYKLVSLSHTDYFKRVPCIPKSKLETMRDGLLVISGCERGEFFEAVLNKTAEEAMEVAQFYDVLEIQPLTMYMHLVDKGFVASPDELRDVVRRICEIGEKLNKPVIATGNVHYLEPRYKLFRDITIHGITGFSPLKDQRKPDAHFRTTEEMLQEFDFLGEDKAMEVVVTNTVELAERFESFELFPDKLFTPIIDGADEEIRETCYSTARSIYGEDLPEVVVARLEKELEPIIKYGFSANYLISERLVKKSNQDGYLVGSRGSVGSSVVATFLGISEVNPLPAHYICLNSECRHSEWFLDGSVPSGFDLPDKTCPNCSGKLKGEGQDIPFETFLGFKGDKVPDIDLNFSGEYQPHAHNYTKVLFGEKSVFRAGTIGTVAEKTAFGFTKKYEEDHHKRWRGAELGRLAAGCTGVKRNTGQHPGGIVVVPDYIEVEDITPVQYPADDVNSEWKTTHFDYHAFDANLLKLDILGHDDPTMMRMLQDLTGVDPTSIPMNDPKVMSMFNSTESLGVSPEKIRTPVATYGVPEMGTKFVRQMLIESKPSSFADLLQISGLSHGTGVWLGNAQDLIKNNTCNIKTVIGCRDDIMLYLIYKAGMDAGLAFKITESVRKGKGLSPEWIEEMKKCKVPAWYIDSCLKIQYMFPKAHAAAYVISAVRTAYFKLYYPIYYYATYFSVRAEDFDIELCCQGYDAILRQIVEIEAKGFQALPKEKAMLPILEMALEMTARGFTFKSIDLYRSDATKFTVDGDSLIPPFSAMAGIGENAAKNIAAAKDAGEFLSIEDFQQKSKASKTIVELLTGLGCFRGLPESNQLSLF; this is encoded by the coding sequence ATGGCTTTTAGCGAGGAGAGAAGAAAACGGTTCGAGCTGCTGATGAAGCAGGGAGAGATTCCGCCTGCTTTGATTGATCCCTATTTTTTGGATGGCTATATCGACCGGGTGGAGATCAGCCGTGGCAACCGCGACTGGCGGATTGTCGTTGCGAAGCAGAGCCTGGTTCCGGCACAGGCCTATCGGACTTTTTGTCTAAGAATGCGGGAGCGGCTTCAGCATATCGCTAAGGTCAGCTTTTTGTTTCTTTATGAGGAACCGGTCACCCCAAGTGATATTTTTCATGAATATTGGGGGCTGTTCCTGGAGTGGGTTCACCGGGAGATTCCTTCCGTCAACGGTTGGCTGACGCGTTCGGAACAGACGCTTCAGGACGATACGCTGATGCTGAACATGAGTGATCAAATGTCACTGGAGCTGGCCCGGAAAAAAGGCATCGATGGGGCGATCATCCGGTTTTACGATACGTATTTTGGTCTTTCCCTGCGCGTAAAAGTGCAGATTGCGGAGAAAGAAAACAAGGTCGAGGCTTTCGAGGAATTCCAGCAGAAGCTCCAGCAGGAGCAGCGGGAAATTATCGAGCAGATGATGACGGCTATAGAGTCGGAGGTTTCCTCCGAGGACAGCGGCGGGGAGGAAACCGTCCCTCTTCAAGTCGGATATGATATCAAGGATCAACCCGTGCCGATTGTGGAGATCCAGGATGAAGAGAAAAGAATAGCGATCCAAGGGACGATTTTCGGACTTGACCGCAAGGAGCTGCGCAACGGAAGCACGCTGTTCACGTTCAGTTTGACCGACTTTACGGATTCACTGCAAATGAAGATGTTTTCCAAAACGAAAGATGATCTGAAAGTAATGAGCCAGTTGGCGAACGGTAAATGGGTAAAAGCGCGCGGACGTGTAGAGTACGACCGTTTCATGCAGACCCCGGAACTGGTGATGATTCCATCGGACCTGTCCGAGGTGTCGGCTCCGCCGGCCCGCAAGGACAATGCGCCGCAGAAGCGGGTAGAGTTTCATCTTCACAGCACCATGAGTACGATGGACGCGGTAACGCCGATCGGCGATTATGTCAAGACCGCAGCCAAGTGGGGACATCCGGCGATTGCCGTCACCGACCACGGCGGTGTGCAGTGCTATCCCGATGCCGCCAAGGCGGCGAAGAAGAACGGCATCAAAATGCTGTACGGCGTAGAAGCGAATGTGGTAAACGATGCGGTTAATGTAGTGGAGAATCCTCAGCCGCTGGAGCTTAGAACTGCAACCTATGTCGTTTTTGATATCGAGACCACCGGCCTGTCCATTACGCGCAACAATATCACCGAGCTTGCCGCCGTCAAAATGCAGGGCGGTCAGGAAATCGACAGATACACCACTTTTGTCAACCCGCATGAAAAAATCCCTTACCATATTCAGCAGCTGACCAATATTACTGACGATATGGTAAAGGATGCCCCCGATCTTGAGCCTGTGCTGCATGAATTTGTTGCTTTTATCGGGGACAGTGTTCTCGTTGCGCATAACGCTCGGTTCGATATGGGGTTTATCCAGGCATCGCTGGCCAAGTTTGGGCTGCCGCTTCTGCCTAATCCTTCGCTTGATACGTTGGAACTGGCGCGGCTGCTGCATCCGAATATGAAAAATCACCGGCTCAATACGCTGGCTGACAAATATAAAGTTTTGCTGGAAAGCCATCACCGGGCGGTTGACGATACGGTGGCGTTGGGTGGAGTCCTGAACGGACTTTTGGCCGATGCTGAGAAGCTGAAAGGGCTGACGATGCTGGACCGTCTGAATGACGAGGTCGGCAAAGATCTGTCCAATACGCGTCCGTTTCACTGCTGTATTTACGCCCTGAATATGACCGGAAAGAAGAACCTGTACAAGCTGGTATCCTTATCTCACACCGATTATTTCAAGCGGGTGCCCTGCATTCCAAAGTCCAAGCTGGAGACCATGCGGGACGGATTGCTGGTTATTTCCGGCTGTGAGCGGGGAGAGTTCTTCGAAGCCGTATTGAACAAAACGGCCGAGGAAGCGATGGAGGTCGCCCAGTTCTACGACGTGCTGGAAATCCAGCCGCTGACCATGTACATGCATCTTGTGGACAAAGGCTTCGTGGCAAGCCCAGATGAGCTGCGCGACGTTGTCCGCCGGATCTGCGAGATCGGGGAGAAACTCAATAAGCCGGTAATCGCGACTGGCAACGTGCATTATCTGGAGCCCCGTTACAAGCTGTTTCGCGATATTACGATCCACGGCATTACGGGATTTAGTCCGCTGAAGGATCAGCGCAAGCCGGACGCCCACTTCAGGACAACGGAAGAAATGCTGCAGGAATTTGATTTTCTGGGCGAGGATAAAGCGATGGAAGTCGTTGTCACCAATACGGTGGAGCTGGCCGAGCGCTTTGAGTCGTTCGAGCTGTTCCCCGACAAGCTGTTCACGCCGATCATCGACGGAGCGGACGAGGAAATTCGTGAAACCTGCTACTCGACGGCAAGATCCATTTATGGGGAGGATTTGCCCGAAGTGGTTGTTGCCCGCCTTGAAAAAGAACTGGAGCCGATCATTAAGTACGGCTTCTCCGCCAACTACCTGATTTCCGAGCGGCTGGTTAAAAAATCGAACCAGGACGGGTACCTCGTCGGCTCCCGGGGTTCGGTAGGCTCTTCTGTTGTTGCGACCTTCCTCGGCATCTCCGAGGTTAACCCGCTCCCGGCACATTACATTTGCCTCAATTCGGAATGCCGCCACAGCGAGTGGTTCCTCGACGGCAGCGTGCCGAGCGGATTCGACTTACCGGATAAGACATGCCCGAACTGTAGCGGGAAGCTGAAAGGCGAAGGCCAGGACATTCCGTTCGAGACGTTTCTCGGCTTCAAGGGCGACAAGGTGCCCGATATCGACCTTAACTTTTCCGGGGAATATCAGCCGCATGCGCATAATTATACAAAGGTGCTGTTCGGTGAAAAAAGCGTCTTCCGGGCGGGCACCATCGGTACCGTCGCGGAGAAGACAGCCTTCGGCTTCACCAAGAAATACGAAGAAGACCATCACAAGCGCTGGCGCGGGGCCGAGCTAGGCCGTCTGGCGGCCGGCTGTACCGGCGTCAAGCGGAACACAGGGCAGCATCCCGGCGGCATAGTCGTCGTACCGGATTACATCGAGGTTGAAGACATTACACCGGTACAGTATCCGGCCGATGATGTGAATTCCGAATGGAAGACGACGCATTTTGACTATCACGCCTTTGACGCCAACCTTCTCAAGCTCGATATTCTGGGCCATGACGATCCGACCATGATGCGGATGCTGCAGGATCTGACCGGTGTCGATCCGACGAGTATTCCGATGAACGATCCGAAGGTGATGAGCATGTTCAACTCCACCGAATCGCTCGGCGTGTCGCCGGAGAAAATCCGGACGCCTGTCGCCACCTACGGGGTCCCAGAAATGGGGACGAAATTCGTTCGTCAAATGCTTATCGAATCAAAGCCGTCAAGCTTTGCCGACCTGCTGCAGATTTCCGGACTGTCCCACGGAACGGGCGTATGGCTCGGAAACGCTCAGGATCTCATCAAGAACAATACCTGCAATATCAAGACGGTAATCGGCTGCCGCGATGATATTATGCTCTATCTGATCTACAAAGCGGGCATGGACGCCGGACTTGCGTTTAAGATTACCGAAAGCGTGCGGAAAGGCAAGGGTCTGAGTCCGGAGTGGATTGAGGAAATGAAGAAATGCAAGGTGCCTGCTTGGTACATTGATTCCTGCCTCAAAATCCAGTACATGTTCCCGAAGGCGCACGCCGCGGCTTATGTTATCTCCGCCGTGCGCACCGCGTACTTCAAACTGTATTATCCGATTTATTACTACGCGACGTATTTCTCGGTCCGTGCGGAGGATTTCGACATCGAACTGTGCTGCCAGGGGTACGACGCCATTCTCCGGCAGATTGTTGAGATTGAGGCGAAAGGCTTCCAGGCGCTGCCGAAGGAAAAGGCGATGCTGCCGATCCTCGAAATGGCGCTCGAAATGACGGCCAGGGGCTTCACGTTCAAGAGCATTGATCTGTACCGCTCCGACGCCACCAAGTTTACCGTCGACGGAGACAGCCTTATTCCTCCTTTCTCCGCGATGGCTGGCATTGGCGAGAATGCTGCGAAGAATATCGCGGCGGCCAAAGACGCCGGAGAGTTTTTGTCCATCGAGGATTTTCAGCAGAAATCCAAGGCCAGCAAAACAATCGTCGAGCTGCTTACCGGGCTCGGCTGCTTCCGGGGACTGCCGGAGAGCAATCAGTTATCCTTGTTCTGA